In the Zingiber officinale cultivar Zhangliang chromosome 5A, Zo_v1.1, whole genome shotgun sequence genome, TTTCGATTGTTCGGCACATTAATTGTTCTTCCAATACAAAATACTCTTTAATCTTTCGACTATATCTTAATTTCAATCTtttatatatttgtatacattaaTTTGAGAATGAGGAGGATGGATTGAGGTAGTGTTTTTTGACAATGTACAAATCTCAAATTGTCAATTTGAGAAGTTGAAggtgatgatggatcatcccaacACACTACAAAACCTCTATGAATTGCTTCTTCAACAACTGGCAGCCGCCCGCCGGCGGTTCCGTTATGTTGACACCGAACAACCTCACCGCCGGAGGTGCGGATTGACGGGATCTCTCGGCGGCGCTGCTCCTCCACTCGATGTAGAGCTGCTTCTCCGGCCCGATGGACCGCCAGAAGCTGACGGTGTCCCCTGCCTTGAGCTGCTTCTCCTTGACGAACCGGCTCCACCCCTTGGTCAGCACGTAGCTCTGGCTGCTGTTCCAGTAAGAGTACTTGAAGCGCCACTTCTTCCCGTCGCCGTCCTCCTCCAGGTGGAGCAACACGCACTTGCCGATGCCGCCGCCGGCAGGGAGACTTAGCGGGAAGTGCTTCACCGCGTGCTGCTTGGGAATCACCAGCCGGTTCAGCTTCCCCACGTCGCTCGGCGTCACGGCCTTCTCGAACAGCATCTCCCTGGGCGAAGGCGATGGCTTCCGGTACCCGCCGGCGGGGTTCTTCCTCTTCCCGAGCACGCCGCCCCGCTTGCAGTGCTCCAGCTCGTCGCGGTAGGTGTGCTTGCGCAGCATGTCCACGATCTCGGCCTTGGAGTGCGCGTCGAGGAAGGAcagctccgccgccgccgcctcctcgtCGGACTCCGCCAGCGGCCGGAAGTTGGTGGCGGCGTCGCGGCCGCGGAAGCGCTGCGCGGCGGCATCGTACGCGCGCGCAGCCTCTGTCTCCTCGGCGAACGTGCCGAGCCACACGCGCTGGTGCCTCTCGTAGATCTGCGCGCCCCATCGGCCGTTGGGCTGCGGGACCACGCCTTTGTACCCGGACGACGGCAGCTTCCTCGACTCCACCTCCATCCccccgccgcctcctcctcctttcGGAACAGGGTCGAACACCACGCCGAGGCCACTGCCCATTCTGCGAAGAGCGCCGTCGTCGACGATATCGTATCGCAGAGAGTCGCTGGATGCCTCTTCCACGCAGCTCCCATCCATGACTGACTTTGAGAatcgaagaagagaaagagaacgAGAGAGGTGCGGTTGACTTCTGTACAAATTGCGCCGCGCCAAGAGTTTATATAGGGAACACTCAGAGGAAGATTCAAGGCAGCTGCTGCTTCCACCTCACTTTGATTCATACAcatcttaatttaattaattctttaaaaaaaattattttgggaTCCTCTTAAAGTCCTGATGATGGATCTAACTCACTGACCTGATCCAAATCACTTGAGTCGATCGATATTAGCAACCTTCGGAGTGAATGAGATGGGACGAGAGACAAGTTGGATTGAGTGGGGTGCTCGTGATTTGGACCACGAGGCCAAATGCATCCCCCTTCAGCTTTGTTCTGATTAGGATGATTATGACCTTCCTATTTCCCTTTCTTTggaattaattaattgttttttccATTCCACTAATAGCAACAAATATATATATCGAGAAATCCAATCGCACGGTTTGATCAGAGTGGACACGAGTCAATGAGTGAGGCTCGACCAAGTTGAGTTGGCTTTGTCCAAACTAGTCGACCATGGTGGACACAAGCTAAGTAAGATTTGAGTGACATAGTTGATGCTCAACTCAAACTACGAATCAGGAATTTTTATCGACGTCAATCACAAATTCTGTCTCCCTCTTGTTCCTGCACGAATCATAAACTGCTATAGTTTGATCACGCAGTTGACTTCAACTTGCATGAAATGAACGAGCGTTTACTTTTCAAAGCATGTTGAGGGTTTCTGTCATTATCCCGACTTGATGTGCAAGACATGCCGTGACCCACTTGCAGTTGGACTTGGTATCTGAATTAATGAAGCATGCAGACTTCCATCGCCAAAGCGATCTGAAATTTAATGACAAGAAAGTTGATCCGGTTCAAGACCAAGGGATGGAATGGATGACTCCTTTATGTGTTCAGGCAGATTGGATGGCGATCAAGTCGGTTTTAGTTGAGTCAGCTCCTATCAGGTTGGCTCTGCCCGTTATGACACTGTTACCTTATATTGAAAGGATTCCTAATAGACATAATCTTTGTAATCATGTAACAAAAGGTGAATTATTTACTAACTATTAGTACAGATGACACAATCTTTGTAATCAGCACGTCTCCTTCCCTTATCTTGTAACTGAACTAAACTCCGCTTGGGGGCTTGATCTGATCTGATATGAGTTCGCCCTGAGTTAAACCAACTCGAATTGAATTCCGACTTGACTCGGCTTGATTAGGATTCACGTTGACCGAGCCCTGTTCATGTCATGTGGTGCTCGTAGTTCCCTCCGCGTCAAAAGTAATCAGGAACTTTTCGTATGGCAATACTTCAATCTTTAATGTTCAACATTCAATTTTCAAGAATAATACAACCCCAGGAAGGAGGGTCACTCGATTCTTGAATCTGTATATGTAACCGAGTCAAGGCGATTAGAGTCTGtcatgcttaaacaaaattcaaCTGTGGGGTTTGGAACTTTATAATAGAAAATTGTTGTTGAGTTATGCCTCGAGTGGAATTTGGAGGTTGAAACTTCAAGTCAGATAGAGATTAGTCCTCAAAGATCAACAAACATATTCAATTCCGATGATGATAGATCTTTTGACCTTTTCTTCTCACTAGTAGATTTGTCAAAGTCTATCAGTTTAGAAACAATAAgattaaaaaattatgttttcagAAAATGCTAAGGTAGGAAATTAGGAATAGTTGTTATCACAGTCCCACCAGACTATCATGGGCAAGAGAATGACAAGAGAATAACCCATAAATTCATCCGGGCCTAGTTAAGGCCGTGATGTGCATCCTTCTGTCCCATTTAGTACTTCCAAAGGTATCCATTCCCACCTCAATGATCCCTCAATATACAACAATTCACAACAAGTTCATCCTTTTAATTCGCTCTTTCTAACTGTAGATTTACATTTTGTAGATTTACATATTCAGCAACATATGCCTAAATTTTGCTGCAGAAAGACTTGATAGAAGACTTCCTTCATGCTCAAGCATCCCCTCGGTTCAAGCTCTCATCCCTTTCCTCGAATGTGAAAAGTaaagagaattttattttttcatgtaATCATGTTTGATTTATCgaacaaattttaatttaaaatttttcagtAACTTCACTTCTAGTTTTTTGGATGATGGCTAGTTCTTAGGATGTTGAATTCTGTAACCATTGGTTGAAATGTCCAATGAACTCTGATATTGTTTGTTTGTGCTTAACAAAACTTGTGCATTATACTGAAGTTGCTCGTATCAAAGAGAAGAACCATCATTTCTTTATCCCAGTTATTGCAGATTACAATTAGTCTTTTGAATTTCTGATGTCACCAAGAGTTGGAGAAGTAATAAATCTATTCATATTTGGGTGAATAAACAAAAATTTAGCGATAATCTTGATTTTGTTGTGGTAATATTCAGTGGCATTCCTAATACTTCATcttaatttgttgatcaaaaCTGAAGTAAATTAAAGTGTCACATATAAACGGAGAATTAAATGAAGATTTGCAATTCATAATCATGtaggagaatttaaaaacaaaaacaaaatcatTACTAAGTGGGGAAAAAAACTCAATGGACCACTCGAAAAGGCTCCTTCATCAACAGTGCCTATGGCTTTAATTAATCGATCCACAAGAAGAGCTGCCTCAGTGCTGGAGGAGATAACACCTCGCGCGATCCCATTCAATGCTCCTCCCCTCATTCACCAGTAAGCAATCACTCCACTACCGTTCTATCGCACTTCAGTGACTTGTTCTTCCCTGAAAATTCTTGTAATGTTTGCCGCAGTGGAATTGCAGCATCCAACTGGTAGAATTATTTTGCTCCTGCACATTAACTGGCCACCATGTTAGCTACTGCATGCCCTGCAGTTTAAGCCAGAGAAGAGAAATTTAATTTGTGGACTGTCACTTTCTTGATGGTTGAGTTTGCATTCATTCCATTGGCACAGAGGAGTCATCTACCAAACTCCCTCGAGCTCCTATTGACACACACTACATCAAACAGACTAAATCTGCTGCACCAAGTTGTAATTTTTGTTTTCAACTTGTTGTGAATTAACCTAAAAGAATATGAGTCGAGAGCTAGCCCATACCTCGAACAGAAGAAGTTAATAAATTTGGAGCAGAAGCTGGTGGTGAGAACTGAATGCTATTAAATATGGAGGCATATGTTCAGTATATTGAGGATGTAGCTCTGTCCCTGTGACTGTGAGGTGATGGTCCCTTTCTCCCTTGCAAGTTAATGCAACCCAACCACCACATCTACTAAGtccctctctgactccatccatAATCAATTCATTCAGCCTCGCCTTCCTAGCCAATTGTTACTGCAGCTCGATGTCCTTTATTTTTTctccttatttcttttccttttccaaccaaaaaaaaaaaactcactgtCATCGAACAAAGAAGAAAACAATCAACCACTTTAAAGTCTAAAAGTTACAGAGTTTTATGCATTCCAGATTCCACCGAGAGCAAAAGCTTTGGTCACTTCATTAAAAACAGTCATTAAATTCGGATCTCCAGAGCTTTGAATACGTGTGTCTTTTCCCTCGaatttttgtttttgaatttcGGAGAAACTCGAGTTTACaaagataaaaaaggagaaagttAAGCACCTCCTTTCACTCAAAAGTTACAGCATGTGGTCAAAGCATTATAGGGAACAAGTTAGGCGTGCAAGGTTAAAACTGAACATGGCTCAGCGTGTTAGAGTTGTATCATTACTTGTACAGAACAAAGTATTTACTTCACGAGCTAAGCACAGTTCGGATCGAACAAAACCTTAAAGACATGAATAATAAATCTGGTTTTGCTAGTAATCATGCATGTTCCAATGGGCCCATCAATCCTTCCTTGTTTCACTTTACCCAGCATCCTGAGGCTTTGACAAGAAATTTTAACTGAAGAGAAGAAGATGCTCCTCATAAAAGCTGGAGAAGAATTAAGATTcatttaacttttattttgttGACAGAGCTGCTCTTTCCATTATATATATAGCTTCTTCTTTCTTGCTCCATTGCCTCTTCCCTAAACTCTCTCTTTCCTTCCTTTCTTCCTTCCTTCCATGGGAACAGCTTGCTTAAGCTCTGGAATCCAACTTAATTGGGGTTGCAGAAGGAAGGAAACTAAGATAAGAGGTTGAGACATTCGATAGCAGTGTGAGTGCTTGTGATATATTATAATAAGAGGTATTGGCGTGTCTCAATCTGAAACCATGGTTGCATGCTGGAATAGCCATGTTATTTGG is a window encoding:
- the LOC121983232 gene encoding AP2/ERF and B3 domain-containing protein Os01g0693400-like, producing the protein MDGSCVEEASSDSLRYDIVDDGALRRMGSGLGVVFDPVPKGGGGGGGMEVESRKLPSSGYKGVVPQPNGRWGAQIYERHQRVWLGTFAEETEAARAYDAAAQRFRGRDAATNFRPLAESDEEAAAAELSFLDAHSKAEIVDMLRKHTYRDELEHCKRGGVLGKRKNPAGGYRKPSPSPREMLFEKAVTPSDVGKLNRLVIPKQHAVKHFPLSLPAGGGIGKCVLLHLEEDGDGKKWRFKYSYWNSSQSYVLTKGWSRFVKEKQLKAGDTVSFWRSIGPEKQLYIEWRSSAAERSRQSAPPAVRLFGVNITEPPAGGCQLLKKQFIEVL